Proteins found in one Bacillus sp. BGMRC 2118 genomic segment:
- a CDS encoding HAD family hydrolase, whose product MKWEVIYFDIDNTLFDYEESFQKGMMATCKKSIKNINEGEWFKHFKMFCDEFWGKYERKEWTQQEYRYQRLYHSLLPFNIQISQPFSEMFHNEFERTVHNYATPYPDVIPTLYAFKERGHKLGIISNGKTQTQMNKLIHLGVFPFFEGNIFISADIKYEKPDPRIFHYVRQRLGEVNLPLYIGDSYEQDVAGAKEADWDVIHFQYCNSKSLRENIPVCSSYQEILEYITMN is encoded by the coding sequence GTGAAATGGGAAGTAATCTACTTCGATATCGATAATACATTGTTCGATTATGAAGAGTCATTTCAAAAAGGAATGATGGCAACTTGTAAGAAGAGTATAAAGAATATCAATGAAGGTGAATGGTTTAAGCATTTTAAAATGTTTTGTGATGAGTTTTGGGGAAAGTACGAAAGAAAGGAATGGACTCAGCAAGAATATAGATATCAGCGTTTATATCATTCGTTATTGCCATTTAATATCCAGATATCACAGCCATTTTCAGAGATGTTTCATAACGAGTTTGAACGAACGGTACATAACTATGCTACCCCTTATCCGGATGTAATTCCTACACTATACGCTTTTAAAGAACGTGGTCACAAACTAGGGATCATCTCAAACGGTAAAACACAAACGCAAATGAATAAGCTGATACATTTAGGAGTGTTCCCATTTTTTGAGGGAAACATCTTTATTTCAGCGGATATAAAATACGAGAAGCCTGATCCACGTATCTTTCATTATGTTAGACAAAGATTAGGAGAAGTGAATCTGCCTCTATATATAGGTGATAGTTATGAACAAGATGTTGCAGGGGCTAAAGAAGCTGACTGGGATGTCATTCATTTTCAATATTGTAACTCAAAGAGCTTGAGAGAAAATATCCCAGTCTGTTCTTCGTACCAAGAAATACTTGAGTATATTACGATGAATTAG